From a region of the Hemibagrus wyckioides isolate EC202008001 linkage group LG14, SWU_Hwy_1.0, whole genome shotgun sequence genome:
- the LOC131364610 gene encoding protocadherin gamma-A11-like isoform X23 has translation MALQVLLVICLLFLSSVHGQVSYSIPEEMSKGSLVGNIAHDLGLDVKRLKSGKARIFTGDGTEYIELNIKTGTLLIKERIDRETLCGQTTPCALHFQIILENPMEFYSVTVEVQDVNDNSPFFKRTEMNFRISESAVSGAKFVLERAVDPDVGLNSLQSYSLNPTDNFSLKLQSQLDGSKIVEMILHKPLDREKQEQISLVLIAIDGGDPPLSGTAQIHITVLDVNDNAPVFTQEVYKATIKENSPKGTVVTTVNATDADKGSNGKIKYSITNTLEIISVLFEINETSGEVKVSGNLDYEKSHHHQIHVQATDDGGLTDSCKVNVEVNDINDNTPVINIMSKLNTISEDSKADTVVTMINVQDPDFGENGEVHCFLNPNIPFTLKSTANKFFTLVTESDLDRETKSEYNIIVVCTDEGTPSRSSSITLSLQISDINDNAPVFEKSSYEASVLENNIPGLSMFKVKARDADSKQNAHVSYMLEDSMVNGVSVSSYVSVSADSGIIHAVRSFDYEQIKHFKFSVKAQDGGNPPLSSNVSVKIIIQDQNDNAPQILYPVQTGGSVVAEMVPRSADVGYLVTKVVAVDVDSGQNAWLSYKLHKAADRALFEVGLQNGEIRTVRQVTDKDPVKQKLTVLVEDNGQPSRSATVNVNVAVADTFPEVLSEYSDFTHDKEYNDNLTFYLVLALAVVSFLFIVSIIAILSVKCYRWRRERMLYKSGASLPVIPYYPPLYADVGGTGTLQHMYNYEVYRTTDSRRSDLKYTRTSEQDIISLDNNGTETLTHDQMEKLTNFAKTPQR, from the coding sequence ATGGCGCTGCAAGTACTATTAGTTATTTGTCTTCTCTTCCTATCTTCAGTGCACGGGCAGGTCAGTTACTCCATTCCAGAGGAAATGTCGAAAGGTTCTTTGGTCGGTAACATTGCGCACGATTTGGGTTTAGATGTAAAAAGATTGAAATCAGGTAAAGCTCGTATTTTTACTGGTGACGGCACTGAATACATCGAGCTGAATATAAAAACGGGAACGTTGCTTATCAAAGAGAGAATAGACCGAGAGACTCTGTGTGGGCAGACAACGCCATGTGCGCTGCATTTTCAGATTATTCTTGAAAATCCAATGGAATTTTATAGTGTAACCGTCGAGGTTCAAGATGTAAACGACAACTCTCCATTTTTCAAAAGAACGGAAATGAATTTCAGAATTAGTGAGTCAGCTGTATCTGGGGCGAAATTTGTTTTAGAAAGAGCGGTGGACCCGGATGTTGGTTTAAATAGTCTTCAAAGTTATTCCCTGAATCCCACAGacaatttttctttaaaactacAAAGTCAGCTAGATGGAAGTAAGATAGTCGAAATGATTCTTCACAAACCGCTTGATCGTGAAAAGCAAGAGCAGATCTCTTTAGTGCTCATTGCTATAGATGGGGGCGACCCGCCATTATCTGGCACTGCACAGATACATATCACAGTGTTAGATGTAAATGACAATGCGCCTGTTTTTACACAAGAAGTATATAAGGCAACCATTAAAGAGAATTCCCCAAAAGGCACGGTGGTTACGACAGTGAACGCCACGGATGCCGACAAAGGATCTaatggtaaaataaaatattctataacaaATACACTCGAAATTATTTCTGTATTGTTTGAAATTAATGAGACCAGTGGTGAGGTTAAAGTGTCTGGAAATCTAGATTATGAAAagtctcatcatcatcaaattCATGTGCAAGCAACTGATGATGGTGGTTTAACTGATTCTTGTAAAGTTAATGTAGAGGTTAATGATATAAATGATAATACTCCAGTTATTAATATAATGTCTAAACTTAATACCATATCTGAAGATTCAAAAGCGGACACTGTTGTGACAATGATAAACGTCCAAGACCCAGACTTTGGTGAAAATGGGGAGGTTCACTGTTTCCTAAATCCAAATATACCATTTACCCTAAAATCAACGGCGAACAAATTCTTCACTTTGGTGACAGAGAGTGATTTAGATCGAGAAACAAAGTCTGAGTATAACATTATTGTGGTGTGCACTGATGAGGGAACTCCCTCACGCTCCAGCAGCATCACTCTCTCTTTGCAGATATCCGATATCAATGACAACGCACCTGTCTTTGAGAAGAGTTCATATGAGGCCTCAGTTTTAGAAAATAACATACCAGGTCTCTCCATGTTCAAAGTCAAAGCAAGAGACGCAGACTCAAAACAGAATGCTCATGTTTCTTATATGCTGGAGGATTCAATGGTAAATGGGGTGTCAGTTTCATCTTACGTGTCCGTTAGTGCTGATAGTGGCATTATACATGCAGTGCGATCTTTTGATTATGagcaaattaaacattttaagttCAGTGTAAAAGCACAGGACGGAGGCAACCCGCCTCTCAGTAGCAACGTGAGTGTGAAAATTATTATTCAGGACCAGAATGACAACGCGCCTCAGATTCTGTATCCAGTACAAACTGGTGGCTCTGTAGTGGCTGAAATGGTGCCTCGTTCAGCAGATGTGGGATATCTTGTCACTAAAGTGGTGGCTGTGGATGTGGACTCAGGACAGAATGCATGGCTCTCATACAAACTGCACAAAGCGGCAGACAGAGCGCTGTTTGAAGTGGGCTTACAGAATGGAGAAATAAGAACTGTGCGCCAAGTCACTGATAAAGATCCTGTGAAACAGAAGCTCACAGTTTTAGTGGAGGACAACGGACAGCCCTCTCGTTCAGCTACAGTCAATGTTAACGTGGCGGTGGCGGACACTTTCCCTGAAGTGCTCTCCGAGTACTCCGACTTTACGCACGACAAGGAATACAATGACAACCTAACATTTTATCTAGTCTTGGCCTTGGCTGtagtttcttttctctttatcGTGTCCATCATAGCTATACTGTCAGTGAAATGTTACAGATGGAGACGTGAGCGGATGCTTTACAAATCTGGTGCTAGTCTGCCAGTTATTCCATATTATCCACCCCTTTACGCAGATGTAGGGGGAACAGGAACTTTACAGCATATGTACAATTATGAAGTTTACAGAACTACTGACTCAAGAAGAAGTGATTTGAAATACACACGGACATCTGAACAGGACATCATTAGTCTGGACAACAATGGAACAGAAACACTGACTCATGATCAGATGGAGAAACTAACCAATTTTG